The genomic interval TGTTGCCGCTCCAGGCCTGGTCGCTCTGGTTGTCGATCAGGTAGCTGACGTTCAGGTCGTACTCACCGCGCTTGAAGCTGAAGCGCTTGATGTAGTTGACACCGTTGTCGCTGAACTTCAGATCGACCACCAGTTGTTCCTGGCCGTCGGCCAACTGGTAGCTTTTCTGTTCGGCGGCATACAGCGGACGGCCGCTGGCGCGGGCATCCGGGCCGTTGGCACCGGTCAGGCCGCTTTGTGCCAGGTAAACGCGCTCACCACCGTTGTCGAACAACTGGAATGGAATGTTCGGGTGGTCTTGACGGCGCGGGTACTTCGGCAGGTTCAACTGGACAATGTCACCACCGACCGGATCGATAGCCAGTTCCAGGACGTCGGTCTTGACTCGGATCAGGTCCTTGCTGAGTGCAACCGGTGCCAGTTCGGCGGGGCTCGATTCGGCGTTGGCGCTTGGTACATCGGCGCTGGCGCCGTTGTTACCAGCCGGCACGCCATCAGGCAAACCCGGAGCAACAGTGCTGGCAGCAGTATTCTGAGTCGGCAGGGCAGCCTGACCGTAGTCATCGTTCCACTTCAGGACCATGACGTAGGACACGACTGCCAGCGCGGCGATCAGGATCGTGCGTTTAATATCCATGATTACTCGGCTATCGAAGAAGTTCGGGAGGAAGGAGCGGGGGGAACGGGGTCGAAACCGCCGTCATTCCACGGATGACAACGCCCCAGGCGACGAACGGCCAGCCACCCACCACGCCAGAGGCCATGGTTTTCGATGGCTTCATACGCGTAACAGGAGCAACTGGGGAAAAAACGACAGTGATTGGCCATCAGAGGACTAATGGCGTAACGGTAAAACTGGATCGGAACGAGCGCCAGTTTACGCATCTTGGCTGTCTACCCCTACGGAATTGGCGGTGACTGCTGGGGTCGGCCGGCTACGTGCCAGGCGTTTCCAGAGTTTGCCAAAGTGTTGGTGCAATTCCGGGTTTTCTACCTCACCCAATCCCTTGCGCGCGACGATCACGATGTCCAACCCGGCAAGCAATTGCTGGTTCAGACGAAAGGAATCGCGCATCAAGCGCTTGAGGCGGTTGCGTTGAACGGCGAGCTTGACGCTCTTCTTGCCAATCACCAGGCCTAGACGTGGGTGATCGAGACCGTTCTCGCGAGCAAGGATCAGCAGGTTTTTCC from Pseudomonas fortuita carries:
- the yidD gene encoding membrane protein insertion efficiency factor YidD: MRKLALVPIQFYRYAISPLMANHCRFFPSCSCYAYEAIENHGLWRGGWLAVRRLGRCHPWNDGGFDPVPPAPSSRTSSIAE
- the rnpA gene encoding ribonuclease P protein component, coding for MVSQDFSREKRLLTPRHFKAVFDSPTGKVPGKNLLILARENGLDHPRLGLVIGKKSVKLAVQRNRLKRLMRDSFRLNQQLLAGLDIVIVARKGLGEVENPELHQHFGKLWKRLARSRPTPAVTANSVGVDSQDA